A genomic segment from Alistipes senegalensis JC50 encodes:
- a CDS encoding SusC/RagA family TonB-linked outer membrane protein, translating into MTALFSASLLWAQASGISGRVLDEQGAPIIGATVMVKGTTIATATNVDGSFELKNASRNVTLVVSYVGYETQQVSSQGKASVTITLKPEAIGVESVEIVSVGYGTQKRESIVGAISTIRPEELRVPVRSLSQTLAGNLAGVVALQTSGEPGKDDAQFWIRGIATFTGSPDPLILVDGIERPLNDVDPLEIESFSVLKDASATAVYGVRGANGVILVNTRRGFDGPARIDLRYEQGFSFASKRLSFVDAATRSEMFNEAVDAVGASAALKYGSDEITAMRMQSDPELYPDVDWQKLLMRKVSLSEKVSANISGGGKFARYFTALSFYNQDGQYAVQPGKYSWVGDRIGRYGENVNYKRYNFRTNVDMDITKTTVVNLGVQGNVTENMEPVEGSAAIYRDIINAAPNAFPVRFKDGELAGRDGLNNPYNMLTQRGWKKTTGNTLRANLTINQDFSFITPGLSAKVSYAYDAVNYSVESRSRNINYFEATGRDQDGELIRTEWQADQKQEYLDYKQSGNGTRTQYVEAAVNYSRTFGEKHEVGGLLLGFAKDYRVQEATSDYLKSLPNRSLGLAGRLTYAFDKRYLIEANIGFNGSENFAKGKRMGVFPAVAVGWVASEESFLRNSEVLTWLKVRASVGQVGNDQIPSTRFIYLATINNGASGYGNIGVNFDQGAGGIGEGRMSNEDVTWEVSTKYNLGIETGFFNELKVNADIFFERRENIFLAPQFSEISGLPKDYTNYANMGLMENRGFEISAEYVKRFNKDLTVSVRGNFTFARNEVIDDGKYYAYPWQDQRGVRYGLTLGYRAMHLFSQEELDNMPEYYTQFGLDKEQLRAGDIRYEDLNDDGKITEADMTWIGNPSMPEIVYGFGASLNYKGFDFSFLFQGGANRSSYLSGGWYFYPFQADRGPKFMGNVMTIFKDRWTEDNPNPHAFSPRLSYGADANNYKTSTWWQRDSDYLRLKNVEIGYTLPSAWANKLRCSSLRVYATGVNLFTISKFISDFWDPETGAAAYPMQRQVFVGVNLTF; encoded by the coding sequence GTGACAGCCCTATTCTCCGCGTCATTGCTGTGGGCGCAGGCTTCCGGCATCTCCGGCCGCGTGCTTGATGAGCAGGGGGCGCCTATCATCGGTGCGACGGTCATGGTCAAAGGTACCACGATCGCTACGGCTACCAATGTCGATGGTAGCTTCGAACTGAAGAATGCAAGCCGCAACGTCACGCTGGTCGTATCGTACGTCGGATATGAAACGCAGCAGGTCTCGTCGCAGGGCAAGGCCTCCGTGACGATTACCCTCAAACCCGAAGCGATCGGCGTGGAGAGTGTCGAGATCGTCTCCGTGGGTTACGGTACGCAAAAGCGCGAATCGATCGTAGGGGCCATCTCCACGATTCGCCCCGAGGAGTTGCGTGTGCCCGTGCGTTCGCTGAGTCAGACGCTGGCTGGTAACCTGGCGGGCGTCGTCGCATTGCAAACCTCTGGCGAGCCGGGCAAGGACGATGCCCAGTTTTGGATTCGTGGTATCGCTACTTTTACGGGCAGTCCCGATCCGCTGATTCTGGTCGATGGTATCGAACGCCCGCTCAACGATGTTGATCCGCTCGAAATCGAGTCGTTCAGCGTCCTGAAAGATGCCAGCGCCACGGCTGTGTACGGCGTACGTGGCGCTAACGGCGTTATTCTCGTCAATACGCGCCGCGGTTTCGACGGTCCGGCCCGCATCGACTTGCGTTATGAGCAGGGTTTCTCGTTTGCGAGCAAGCGTCTGTCGTTCGTTGATGCCGCCACCCGCTCCGAAATGTTCAATGAAGCGGTGGATGCCGTCGGGGCCTCTGCGGCCCTGAAGTACGGCTCCGATGAAATCACGGCGATGCGCATGCAGAGCGATCCGGAGCTCTATCCCGATGTCGATTGGCAGAAACTGCTCATGCGCAAGGTGTCGCTTTCGGAAAAAGTGAGCGCCAACATCTCGGGCGGCGGTAAGTTCGCCCGCTATTTCACGGCCCTCTCTTTTTATAATCAGGACGGACAGTATGCCGTGCAGCCGGGCAAGTATTCGTGGGTGGGCGACCGCATCGGCCGCTACGGCGAGAACGTCAACTACAAACGCTATAATTTCCGCACCAATGTCGATATGGACATTACCAAAACCACGGTGGTGAACCTGGGCGTGCAGGGCAATGTGACGGAGAACATGGAACCCGTCGAGGGTTCTGCGGCCATCTATCGCGACATTATCAACGCGGCGCCGAATGCCTTTCCCGTCCGTTTCAAGGACGGCGAGCTGGCTGGCCGCGACGGTCTGAACAACCCTTATAACATGCTTACGCAGCGCGGTTGGAAGAAGACCACCGGCAATACGTTGCGCGCCAACCTGACGATCAATCAGGATTTCTCGTTCATTACTCCCGGCCTTTCGGCCAAAGTGAGCTATGCTTACGATGCCGTGAATTATTCGGTGGAGAGCCGTTCGCGCAATATCAATTACTTCGAAGCCACGGGCCGCGATCAGGACGGCGAGCTTATCCGCACCGAATGGCAGGCCGACCAGAAGCAGGAGTACCTGGATTACAAACAGTCCGGCAACGGCACCCGCACGCAGTATGTCGAGGCGGCTGTCAATTACAGCCGGACGTTCGGCGAAAAACATGAAGTCGGCGGTCTGCTGCTCGGCTTTGCCAAAGACTATCGTGTGCAGGAGGCTACGAGCGACTATCTCAAGTCGCTGCCCAACCGCTCGCTGGGTCTTGCCGGCCGTCTTACCTATGCTTTCGACAAACGCTACCTGATCGAGGCTAATATCGGTTTCAACGGTTCGGAGAACTTCGCCAAGGGCAAGCGTATGGGCGTGTTCCCTGCCGTGGCTGTCGGCTGGGTGGCTTCCGAGGAGAGCTTCCTGCGCAACAGCGAGGTGCTGACGTGGCTCAAAGTCCGTGCGTCGGTGGGGCAGGTCGGCAACGACCAGATTCCGAGTACCCGCTTTATCTACCTCGCTACGATTAACAACGGTGCCTCGGGCTATGGAAACATCGGCGTCAACTTCGACCAGGGTGCCGGAGGTATCGGCGAGGGGCGCATGTCCAACGAGGACGTGACGTGGGAGGTGTCTACCAAATACAACCTCGGTATCGAAACCGGATTTTTCAACGAGCTGAAAGTCAATGCGGACATCTTCTTCGAACGGCGTGAGAACATTTTCCTCGCACCGCAGTTCTCGGAGATTTCGGGTCTTCCCAAGGATTATACCAACTACGCCAACATGGGTCTGATGGAGAACCGCGGCTTCGAGATCTCCGCCGAATACGTCAAGCGTTTCAACAAAGACCTCACCGTTTCCGTGCGCGGAAACTTCACTTTCGCTCGCAATGAAGTGATCGACGACGGCAAATACTATGCTTATCCTTGGCAGGATCAGCGCGGCGTGCGTTACGGTCTGACCCTGGGATACCGCGCCATGCACCTCTTCTCGCAGGAGGAACTGGACAACATGCCCGAATACTATACGCAGTTCGGCCTCGACAAGGAGCAGCTGCGCGCGGGCGACATCCGCTACGAAGACCTGAACGACGACGGTAAAATCACCGAGGCCGACATGACATGGATCGGGAATCCCAGTATGCCGGAGATCGTCTACGGTTTCGGTGCATCGCTCAACTACAAGGGTTTCGATTTCTCGTTCCTGTTCCAAGGCGGTGCGAACCGTTCGTCCTACTTGAGCGGCGGCTGGTATTTCTATCCGTTCCAGGCAGACCGCGGCCCCAAGTTCATGGGTAACGTGATGACGATATTCAAAGATCGCTGGACGGAGGATAACCCCAATCCCCACGCATTCTCGCCCCGTCTGTCGTACGGCGCCGACGCCAACAACTACAAGACCTCGACTTGGTGGCAGCGCGACAGCGATTATCTGCGCCTGAAGAACGTCGAGATCGGCTATACGCTGCCGTCGGCATGGGCCAATAAACTGCGGTGCAGTTCGCTGCGCGTCTACGCTACGGGCGTGAACCTCTTTACGATCAGCAAGTTTATCTCCGACTTCTGGGACCCCGAAACCGGAGCTGCCGCCTATCCCATGCAGCGTCAGGTTTTCGTCGGTGTGAATTTAACTTTCTAA
- a CDS encoding RagB/SusD family nutrient uptake outer membrane protein: MKKNIVYLLLASVLLLTGCANYLDQDPEDLNSMDKIFSSKIETTKWYNRIYSDDFMVQEMHYSGQLPYFWCTDESAYIMESFVRNIAEGKMSPDNYYGYTGYNLYFFVRYYQAIRHCNVFLENVDQCAELGEIDRRTMKAEARFMRAYYHYLLLRLYGPIPIAETSRTADQIATAQARNTLTECVNWINKEIDWVCENGMPAARDEKFTLGLPTIGAARAIQSRMALMVASPLFNGNTAYKNWKNNDGTVLMPQTYDKELWKTAADAAKTVIDMPEYKLLKPAADATFDEIVDNYRAVTTTWGADKNTEIIWGHPNSVQWYGMCALPARWYGWNGRYSLAIGMVNDFFMADGSVSRPLEEWFSSKKFSTEPGDGTIANTFWMFVGREPRFYASVHFPNQRLSYAYENKTDSYQDSDGYGVVDFWYSGLSGNGNTPGDKNTSGFSVRKNIPLDYRSNKQTGEATRMLNVPFPIIRLGEVYLNYAEAMNEYYGETEQDEVLYYLNEIRTRAGLPAYEGTYSQEDMREMIRHERKIELAWECNRYFDVRRWFTAHGPNGEFNHDEYGLDMSRGTSATDPSFFTLTKVANKRFDIQHYFLPIKSSEVMLNTQLVQAPYY; the protein is encoded by the coding sequence ATGAAAAAGAATATCGTATATTTACTGCTGGCGTCTGTCCTGCTGCTGACCGGTTGCGCCAACTATCTGGACCAGGACCCCGAAGACCTGAACTCGATGGATAAGATTTTCTCTTCGAAAATCGAAACCACCAAGTGGTACAACCGCATCTACAGCGACGATTTCATGGTTCAGGAGATGCATTACAGCGGCCAGCTCCCTTATTTCTGGTGCACCGACGAGTCGGCTTATATCATGGAGTCGTTCGTCCGCAACATTGCCGAGGGTAAGATGAGTCCCGACAACTACTACGGCTATACGGGCTATAATCTTTATTTCTTCGTCCGCTACTACCAGGCCATCCGCCACTGCAACGTCTTCCTCGAGAACGTGGACCAGTGTGCCGAACTGGGCGAGATAGACCGCCGCACGATGAAAGCCGAGGCCCGTTTCATGCGCGCCTATTACCACTACCTGCTGCTGCGTCTCTACGGTCCGATACCCATTGCCGAGACCAGCCGCACGGCCGACCAGATTGCCACGGCACAGGCTCGCAATACGCTCACGGAGTGCGTGAACTGGATTAACAAAGAAATCGACTGGGTCTGCGAGAACGGCATGCCCGCTGCCCGCGACGAGAAATTCACGCTGGGACTTCCCACCATCGGCGCAGCCCGTGCAATCCAGTCGCGCATGGCGCTGATGGTCGCCAGCCCGTTGTTCAACGGCAATACGGCTTACAAGAACTGGAAGAATAACGACGGTACGGTGCTTATGCCGCAGACTTACGACAAGGAGTTGTGGAAAACGGCCGCTGACGCCGCCAAGACGGTGATCGACATGCCGGAATACAAACTGCTCAAACCGGCGGCGGACGCCACTTTCGACGAGATCGTGGACAACTATCGCGCCGTGACAACGACATGGGGCGCCGACAAAAACACCGAGATCATCTGGGGGCATCCCAATTCTGTGCAATGGTACGGCATGTGCGCCCTGCCTGCACGGTGGTACGGCTGGAACGGCCGTTATTCGCTCGCCATCGGTATGGTCAACGATTTCTTCATGGCCGACGGAAGCGTGAGCCGCCCGCTCGAAGAGTGGTTCTCGTCCAAGAAATTTTCAACCGAGCCCGGTGACGGTACGATCGCCAATACATTTTGGATGTTCGTCGGGCGCGAACCGCGTTTCTACGCTTCGGTGCATTTCCCCAACCAGCGCCTTTCCTATGCCTACGAGAACAAGACGGACAGCTATCAGGATTCCGACGGCTACGGCGTGGTCGATTTCTGGTACTCGGGGTTGAGCGGCAACGGCAACACTCCGGGCGACAAGAACACCTCGGGATTCTCTGTGCGCAAGAACATTCCGTTGGACTACCGCAGCAACAAGCAGACCGGCGAGGCCACAAGGATGCTGAACGTGCCGTTCCCTATCATCCGGCTGGGTGAGGTTTACCTCAATTACGCCGAGGCGATGAATGAATATTACGGGGAGACAGAGCAGGACGAGGTGCTCTATTATCTCAATGAAATTCGCACGCGCGCCGGTCTTCCGGCTTACGAGGGCACCTATTCGCAGGAAGATATGCGCGAGATGATCCGCCATGAGCGCAAGATCGAGCTGGCGTGGGAGTGCAACCGTTATTTCGATGTCCGCCGCTGGTTTACGGCTCACGGCCCCAACGGCGAGTTCAACCACGACGAATACGGTCTGGACATGTCGCGCGGAACGAGTGCTACCGATCCGTCGTTCTTCACCCTCACGAAAGTCGCCAACAAGCGCTTCGACATCCAGCACTACTTCCTGCCCATCAAATCTTCGGAAGTCATGCTCAACACGCAGTTGGTACAGGCGCCCTACTATTAG